TACACCAGATCGAGCCGACATATAAACAATTTCCGGAAAATCTTTTTTTACGATTTGTTCAATTTTTTTAACGTATTCGACTGTTTCTTCTAATCTTTTTCCTGGTTCAAGTTCGATTGTTAGCTGGAATTGGGATGAGTCAGATTTTGGTATAAATTCAGAGCCCAGTTTAGGAATTAGTGATAATGAACCAATAAAAATAATTAAAGATATAAAAATGACAGATTTTTTATGATTTAATGCCCACTCTAAAATATTTTTATAGAAATTATCTAATGAATTAAGCATTCTAGCTAAAGCTGAATCTACTTTTTTGAGTAGTGGATTTGTTATGGGTTTTGTTTCTTTTTTGGATTTTAGCAATTTAGAAGAAAGCATAGGTATCAACGTAATAGCAGCTAATAATGAGACTAAGATCATTACGGTTACAAGAAAGCCAAGCTGATTAAACAAAATACCTGCAATACCAGAAATAAAGACAAGAGGGAAAAATACGGCTACTATTGTGAATGTAGCAGCTGCTACTGCAAGCCCTACTTCAGACGAAGCAAAAATTGCTGCTTCTCGAGGTCGTGCACCTCTTTCTATATGGTGCGTGATATTTTCAAGGATTACGATTGCATCATCTACCACTAATCCTACTGCTATAGATAAAGATGAAAGTGAAATAATATTAATTGTGTTTCCAGTGAAATAAAGATAAATGAAAGCTCCTATTAACGATACTGGTAAAGTAAGTACAATTATAATAGTTGCTCGCCATTGCCTTAAGAATACGAGTATTACAATAATAACAAATAAACCGCCTAGTAATACTGCTTCGGTTAAATTGTTAACAGATTGAATAATAAATTCGGATGAATCTTGAATTATATTTAATTTGACATCAGCAGGCAGGTTTTTTTTAAGCTGTTCTAATTTTGCTTTTACATCCTTAACTACTTGTACTGTGTTAGCACCTGATTGTTTTTGAACGATTACATATAAACCTTTGCCCCCATTTAGTCTTACATTTATTGTTCTATCTTTTAAGCTGTCTTTTACAACTGCAACATCTTTTAGGTATATTGCTCTTCCGTTCTGTACACCTACTACAATGTTTTTAATTTCATTAGCGTTTGTAAATTCTGCTGGTACTCGGAGGTTGTATTCCATGTCTCCCATTTTTATTGTACCGGATGGGAGGTTAACATTTTCTGATTGAAGTACTTGTCCAATCTGAGCCACAGAAATATTATATGCTTCTAATTTTTTAGGGTCAACATTTACAAGAATTTGACGCACAGGCCCGCCAAATGCTTGGACAGTTCCCACACCATTAACCCTTTTTAACGGGTCGGTTATTTGGTTTTCTACTAATTTATTTAAGCCTATGTAGCTTTCGTTTGCTTGTACAGCAATAAATAGTATAGGAAAAATATTTGTACTGAATTTAAAGATTATCGGATCTTCAGCATCGTCGGGCAGATTTCTTTTAGTAAATTCCAAAGCTGTTCTAATATCGTTTGCAGCTTCATCGAGGTTCGAGCCATATTCAAATTCAAGAGTAACGACAGAAATATTATCGATAGAAGTGGAACTTATTTTTTTAAGATTGGTTATTGAACTTAGTCCACTTTCTATTTTTTTACTAACGTTTAGCTCAACATCTTGAGCGCTAGCGCCTGGATATTGGGTTAGTACACTTATAACCGGCGGTTCAATTTCTGGGAAAAGGTCAATTGGTAATCTTTCAAATGAAACAAAGCCAATAATGATTATCGCCATAAATAGCATTATTGTTGTAATTGGCCGTCTAACCGATATTTCAGGTAAGTTCATCGTTAACTCCTTATTCTGCTTTGCTTTTAATTTCTACTTTACTTCCATCTTTAAGCAAACCTTGTCCTCTTGTAACAAGGTAATCACCCTCATTTAAGCCTTTGGTTATTTCAACTAATGAATCAAATTCTTTTCCTAAGGTAAGTTCAACTCTTTTAGCAATATTATTTTTAACAATAAATCCATAGTAAGCAGAAGAACCCAACTGTTTAAGCGCAGCAGAACGTTGTATGATAATACCTTCAGTTGTTCCAATTAATATTTTTGCACTGACAAACATTCCTGGATGCAGCCTTTCTTCCGAATTGGGAATTTTAACTTCAACTTCAAAGGTTCTTGAAGCGGGATTAATTGCCGGATTAATTTTTGTAATATATCCTTTAAATATTTCATTAGGATAAACTTCTGAAGATACCTCAACGGTTTGATTCATTTTTATATCTCTTAAATTGGTTTCGCTTACATTAAGCAAAAGTTTTAACGGATTGATTTGCATTAATGAGACAATAGTTGGTGCTCCAACTCCACCGGGTGCCAACAAAAAAACTTCACCATCATTTAGTTTTTTTGCTGTTATAACACCACTAAATGGTGCTCGGAACTGAGTATTTGTTAAAAGCAGGTTATAAGTTTTTTGTGCTGTTTCGTATGCAGCCTTTACTTGGTCAAATTGCGATTGTGAGATTGAACCAGTTTCAAAAAGTGGTTTTAATCTCTCATAATTATCCTTTGCAAGCTGATACTGAATTTTTGCCTGAGCGAGTTGAGTATCATCCATTTCAAAAAGTAAATCACCTTCTTTCACTCTAGAACCCTCATCCACATAAATTTTTTCTATTCTGCCTGTTGCTTGTGCACCTAAATTTGCTTCTTTCCAAGCAGCAAGCGTACCAATTAGCTCAATATCTCTTTGAATTGTTGATTTTTTTACTACTGTAACGTCAACAGGTATTACTTCACTGCTATTTTTATTTTGAACATTTTCTTTTTTTGAGCAGTTTGTATAGACAAGTAAAGAAAGAAATATTATTAGTATTATTCTCACAT
This genomic interval from Melioribacteraceae bacterium 4301-Me contains the following:
- a CDS encoding efflux RND transporter permease subunit, coding for MNLPEISVRRPITTIMLFMAIIIIGFVSFERLPIDLFPEIEPPVISVLTQYPGASAQDVELNVSKKIESGLSSITNLKKISSTSIDNISVVTLEFEYGSNLDEAANDIRTALEFTKRNLPDDAEDPIIFKFSTNIFPILFIAVQANESYIGLNKLVENQITDPLKRVNGVGTVQAFGGPVRQILVNVDPKKLEAYNISVAQIGQVLQSENVNLPSGTIKMGDMEYNLRVPAEFTNANEIKNIVVGVQNGRAIYLKDVAVVKDSLKDRTINVRLNGGKGLYVIVQKQSGANTVQVVKDVKAKLEQLKKNLPADVKLNIIQDSSEFIIQSVNNLTEAVLLGGLFVIIVILVFLRQWRATIIIVLTLPVSLIGAFIYLYFTGNTINIISLSSLSIAVGLVVDDAIVILENITHHIERGARPREAAIFASSEVGLAVAAATFTIVAVFFPLVFISGIAGILFNQLGFLVTVMILVSLLAAITLIPMLSSKLLKSKKETKPITNPLLKKVDSALARMLNSLDNFYKNILEWALNHKKSVIFISLIIFIGSLSLIPKLGSEFIPKSDSSQFQLTIELEPGKRLEETVEYVKKIEQIVKKDFPEIVYMSARSGVNDQGFSSILFGQSEGTNIATLQFRTTKIKERTRSVFEMADALREKLKPFVGIKSLSINTAGAGAFLTGATGAPIEVDIIGPDLEESYKIANKLKDFMTKLNGTRDVRIDIGDPRPELQIILQRDKLALTGLNTAIVGNTLRNNYYGLTPTTFRELGDEYDIFISLPPEKKNNISDIENLPIKTLLGTTVRLKDVGRVVQAYSPPTIKRKEQERVIAVLSDVAGRSLGDVTNDIKNYASKLELPPKTTIEYSGQIEQQSDAFKDLFLLLILSIILVYMVMAAQFESLVDPFIIMFSVPFAFTGVFIALYITNIPFSVIAFLGSIMLIGIVVKNAIVLVDFTNITRARGVELREAIIYSGRNRLRPVLMTTFTTLLGLFPLAISSGEGSEIWKPLGISTIGGLFFSSLITLVLVPVLYSIVETRIKKKKEID
- a CDS encoding efflux RND transporter periplasmic adaptor subunit, producing MKNVRIILIIFLSLLVYTNCSKKENVQNKNSSEVIPVDVTVVKKSTIQRDIELIGTLAAWKEANLGAQATGRIEKIYVDEGSRVKEGDLLFEMDDTQLAQAKIQYQLAKDNYERLKPLFETGSISQSQFDQVKAAYETAQKTYNLLLTNTQFRAPFSGVITAKKLNDGEVFLLAPGGVGAPTIVSLMQINPLKLLLNVSETNLRDIKMNQTVEVSSEVYPNEIFKGYITKINPAINPASRTFEVEVKIPNSEERLHPGMFVSAKILIGTTEGIIIQRSAALKQLGSSAYYGFIVKNNIAKRVELTLGKEFDSLVEITKGLNEGDYLVTRGQGLLKDGSKVEIKSKAE